Genomic window (Nymphaea colorata isolate Beijing-Zhang1983 chromosome 1, ASM883128v2, whole genome shotgun sequence):
TATGCGTACTGCATGGCTTATCCGTACTGCATGGCCTTTGCAGTTCAGTGGAAAAACAGTTGGCATTGTGGGACTTGGTCGAATTGGGATGGCCATTGCCAAGAGAAGTGAGGCTTTTGGCTGCACCGTTATTTACCATTCACGATCAGAAAACCCAGGTGCAAACTACAGGTTTTACTCAAATTTAGTAGATCTTGCTGCTGACAGTGACATTCTGGTACTAGCATGCCCCTTAACTGATGAAACTCATCACATTGTAAACATGACCGTCATAAATGCATTGGGTCCAGATGGAGTTCTTGTGAACATTGGTCGTGGCTCTCTTGTTGATGAGCCAGAATTAGTCAAGGCGTTATTAGATAAGAGACTTGGTGGCGCTGGACTTGATGTATTTGAATGGGAGCCTGAACCACCTAAAGAACTGCTTGATCTGGACAATGTCGTGCTGTTGCCACATGTTGGAAGTTCAACTGTGGAAACTGCAAAGGACATGGCCGACTTGGTGGTGAAAAATCTGGAGGCTTATGCAATGGGAAGGCCTTTGTTGACGCCAGTGCTATAGTAATGAGCAACCGTGAACTTTGGAAGGTATCCGATCGTTTACTTTCTCATAACAACAATCTTTTTGTTTGTCCTCAATTTGATATTTCATTGGATGACACGtcatttcatgaacaaaatTCTGGTTTCTTTTATATTTAGTTGCAAGATCCTTCAATTCCTAACAATTTGATATTGGCTTCACCTTGTAATCAATCCTTTTGAggttgttctttttcttctttttgtcaaaAAGGCGAGTCAAACTCGTAGGCAGATGAAAAAGGGTACATCTGTATTACCGTATCTTCTCTACTCCAGTCTAAGCAAGCTTGCCCAAACTCCTCTCCATACATAAATTTGAGAAGTGACTACACTTGACTCAGACAAGTGGAATTTGCACAATTTTCCTACCAGCACCAACTGAATATTGCCGCAGAGGTCTCTGCTTTCAAGCACTTATATCATTTGGCTATATTTTCGTTCACATTTCAACCTGaccctttttatttctttcctatttACCGAAATGGTATCTAACAAGCAGGGCACTCTTCTGACTCTTGAGGCCTCCCTGATGGTGAAACCAACAAAATTGTTCTGCATTAAGAATGTGAAAAAATCGTCAACAGGAGTTTAATCTGCCTATTTAGCGTTTAAATTATTTTGGTTCTTCACAATCAATTAAAA
Coding sequences:
- the LOC116255599 gene encoding glyoxylate/hydroxypyruvate/pyruvate reductase 2KGR-like; the encoded protein is MRTAWLIRTAWPLQFSGKTVGIVGLGRIGMAIAKRSEAFGCTVIYHSRSENPGANYRFYSNLVDLAADSDILVLACPLTDETHHIVNMTVINALGPDGVLVNIGRGSLVDEPELVKALLDKRLGGAGLDVFEWEPEPPKELLDLDNVVLLPHVGSSTVETAKDMADLVVKNLEAYAMGRPLLTPVL